The DNA region AGCCAGATCGGGAACACGTACAGCCATCATATTGGCAATTCCTCCGCCAAAACAAAAGCCTACAACACCTACCTTACCATTGCAATCCTTATGGTTTTTCAGGTATTCATAGGCAGCTATAAAATCTTCCTCCATTTCGCCTTTATTTCGTTTGGCCTGCATGGTACGTCCTTCGTCATCATTGCCGGGATAGCCGCCAAGCGGTGTTAGCGCGTCGGGTGCAAGGGTAATAAACCCTGCAAGGGCAGCTCTTCTCGCCACATCTTCAATATAAGGGTTTAAGCCCCGGTTTTCGTGAACTACCACTATGCCACCCAGTTTCTTCTTTGCATCTGCAGGCTCCGATAATAATCCTTTAATTGTTCCGCCGCCTTTGGGCGAAGGGTAATTAATATAGCCCGATTTTAAACGCGGATCGTCGGATTTTACCTGTATGGCACCCTGGTAATCGGGCATCAGGAAACTCATTAGCGCGGTTACGGTAAGGCCGCCCACTGCATACATGGAGAGCTTTTGCACAAATGAACGCCTGTCGAGGCGGTTATGTGCGTAATCATCGTACAGGTCAAACACTTCCTGTTTGATATCTTCTTTGCTGATTTGGTTCATATTTCCGGAGGCTTTGTTCAAATTTACCGGTTAGGTTTTGTTTAGGGTGTAACAGTCTCGTTACCGGTAATGTTTTGTGTGTTGAATTGCGAGAGTTTCTACATAGCATATTTTTATTTCCTTACAACCTGAAACTATCAGACCGGTGACCACAGACTTTGAAAGCTTATTTTAACCGCCGGGCTGCTTTTTGTTTTCAGAGGTAATGTTTGATTATATTTTTGATTCCGGCGTGATGAAACTTGAACAAACTTGAACCTGTTATGAATATGAGGACTCCTTCCGCTCTTTTACATTTGTTTACCAGGCAGCATGCCTTATAGTTTAACTCATGAAACCCACTGCATTAAAATTCTTAAGCTTTATAATATTATTGATTTGGAGCATTCCGCTGAACGCGCAAACACTATATGTAAATGTAAGCCAGGGCAGGGATGATGCCCCGGGTACGCGAACTGAACCGTTGGCAAGCCTGGAAAAAGCTGTAATCAAAGCAAATACGTTTAGCGGCAAAGAACCTGTTACCATTAAGATAGCGCCCGGCCTTTATACCCTTATAAATGCATTGGTGGTTCGTGAGGAGAGTAACCGGCAGGTTGCTGCAAAATATACCTTCGAAGCGATGGTCATGCCCGGTGACCCGGACTGGACACCGGCCAAAATGCCGGTTATCCAATGCCTCGCCGATTCCAACAGGGTTGGTAAATTAAGGCATGCCTGCTCCGCTTTCCAGGTCGCCCGGAACCATGTAACGATTAAAGGACTGAAGTTCACAGGTAACCCAAACCCGGCATCCGAGTATTACTACGTTATAGAAAGGAGGGACAGCACATTGACCGGACTGGAAATCTCTCAGTGTTATTTTATCGGGGAAAAGAATTCTGCACCTATACAAGGAGGGGTTTTTGCCCAGGGTGCCGGTATCCGCGTAGACCATTGTATATTTTATGGGGTAAAAAACGCCGTTATGGCATTCCTCGGGATCAGGGATTTTTCGCTCACTCATTCCATCATTTACGGGGCCTACGAAGGTGCTGTTTGGTACGGCTACGGCCAGAGCTCCAATATGCCGTTTACGTTCAGTGATAATATAATAACCAATTGCAATTATTTTTGGATAGGATACCGTGGAGCCCATGCTAACTATAAGTTTGCCAATTCACTTATTTCCCAAAACGCTTTTTATTTGGGCTTTAACGAAGAGGACCTAAAGCCCGACCGGCTAAATAAGCCTATAGAACAAAATATCCAAAAAGTTGGAAAAGTGACCCTGAGCGAAGTACAAACCAAAGGCATACCAAAAGATTACCTGAACCTTTCATCTTCATCACCAGGAGCGCACATCGATGCCGGTATTTTATATAAGGTAAAAAATAAATAATCAATGGGCTTTGTTTAACATTGGTTTAGATCAATGCCCTTTCCCAAAGTTTTTTTCACCCGCTTCAACAGCCATATCAACCCGGTTTTCGTCCGGAGGTTTAGGGCATGAATAGCCGCTGCTGAAAGCGCAGTACGGGTTGTAGGCTTTATTGAAGTCAATAACAATCGAGCCGTTTTTAATGTCTTTGGTAGTAAGGTCGATATAGCGGCCTCCGCCATAGGTTTCAGAGCCGTTGGTAGCATCGGTAAAGGGCAGGAACAGGTAATTACTAAACGCCGGATTTTGCGACAGCGCTATGCTTTTGTAAATGGTTAACTGCATTGGTTTACCCTTTAGCGTAAACGAAAGTTGGGCATAACGTATATATTGGCTACCTGCACCGCTGAAGGTAGGTATAATAAAAGTTGGTTGATTAGTCAATAATTCAGCTTTAGCAGTTACGCGGTAGGTACTATCGGCATCGTAAAACCTTAAAAATTGGAGGTCATCCTGTTTAAGCGGTGATCGCGGATCTTTCAAAAAATCATCCTTATAATTTTGCCTGAAAGCAACGATCTGTTCTTTATGACTTTGCGCAAAACTGTGTTGGCTAATGAAGAGGACGAATAAAAGGGTGGCGAAATATTTCATATGTGGTGCATGGATCAGGCTCAAAGATAACTTATAAAGGAGTTTAAAAAAAAACGTTATTGCATTGTTCACGCCCCTGTATCATAATAAAAATATGTCATGTTGGTGTTTCAACACCCACTCGCTAAGCAACCGTGCCTGGAAAACCGACTACCTGTTTGATGGGGTGCCGAAACAAATCGGCATGACGTTGGGGAGTTGTTTTCACCTAAAAGTCCGTCGAGATTAAATTAAGCTTTACTCTAACCAACTCCTCCAAAACTCCGCATAAGGTATCAATCTCTTCCCCGGTATTGTAATAATGTACTGAAGCCCTTACAATATTGCCCAGCTTATTTTTGTTCATATAAATGAGGGTTGAAACCGCCTTGCCAACTGATACATTGATGTGCCTTTCGGCCAGTTTGTTTTTTACCGTTGTGGCTTCCACGCCATCTACCGAAAAAGTTACAATGCCGCATAACTCATCGCCAAAATCATGAACGGTTACGCCGTTAATATTTTTTAGTTTTTCGCGTAGTAAACCGGCTAAATATTGCACCCGCTGCCAGGTACGCTCAATGCCTATGTTGAGTGCATATTCAATCGCTTTGCCAAGGCCAAGGGTTAGGGCGCGACTTTTCTCATACACTTCAAAACGGCGGGCATCACTGCGTGGTTTAAAATCAGTTTCGGTTACCCATTGCGTAGTGAAGCCATCCATGAAAAACAGTTTTAATTTATCCTGTATCTCCTTGCGTACATATAAAAAGCCGGTGCCCCTCGGCGCCCGCAAATACTTCCTGCCGGTTACAGCCAGCATATCGCAGTCTAATTCCTGTACATCCAGCGGCACATGGCCAACGCTCTGGCAGGCATCAAGCAGGTACAAAATATTATGCCTTCGTGCTATTTTTCCTATTTCGGCAACAGGGATCATACCCCCTGCGGTTGAGGGGATGTGGGTTACGGCTATCAGCTTTGTCCGGTCAGAAATAGCATCTTCCAAAGCCTGCAGCCGGAAATTACCTTGCTCATCATTGGGGATCACTTTAAACTCAACACCCAGTGTTTTTTGAGCGTGCAGCAAACCTATCAGGTTGGTTACATATTCCATTTCGCAGGTAATGATCTCATCGCCGGGTTTAAAATCAATGCCATTAAAGGCAAGCCACCAGCCGATACTGGCGTTTTCAACAATGGCAATTTCATCCTTATGGGCATTGATGAGCCGGGCTATGAGGGTGTAAGTGTTTTCCAGCTCTTCGCGGTAAGTATACTCTGTTTCATAACCGCCGTTTTGCGCTTCTTCGTACAGATAGTCTATCACGGTATCAACAACCACATCGGGGTGCAGGGATGAGCCAGCATTGTTAAAGTGGATGGTTTTTGTGGTGCCCCGGGTTTCGGCCCTCAGTTGCTGTACTTCCTGTTCGCTTAGTATATTTTCCATTAGGTTTAGTTATTTGTGAAGTTTATTTCCATCATGATATCCGCACGCTTATAGGTGCCCGGCTCAACAGGGATCTCGGTAAAGCCCAATTTGCGGTAAATGTGGATGGCATTTTCAAGCACCCTGTTTGAAAACAATACCAACTTTTTTGCACCCAGTTCACGCGCTTTATCAATACCGGTTTGACATAGAAACTGACCGGCGCCAGCTCCGCGACTGTCTTTATCCACCGCCATTTTGGTAAGCTCGTAAACACCGTCTTCTATATATCGCAGCGCTACGGTGCCAATAATTTTTTGGTTTGAAGTGATAAAGTAAATACTGCCGCCCGTTTTAATGATGGCCTCGTCGGGGTTTTCCAGAACCCATTTATCAAAAGGCTCAACAGTAAAATACTCTTCAAGCCAAGCTTTGTTAAATTTTTCAAAGTAGGGGGCGTGCTGCGGCTGATAATCGATAACCTGTAGTTCCATGTGTTTAATTATTTGATCGATACAAAATAAAAGTATCTGCCGATAGAAAAACAGATGCAGTTTTATTAATTTTGGGCATAACAGATTTTTGCATGGAAAGCATCGCTCAGACTGCCGATTACGAGTTTTTATACGCACAAATTGCTGCCCGGATTGAAAAGCAGATTAAACAAAACCTGCTGAAACCCGGCGACAAACTGCCCTCGGTAAGGGCGTTGAGCCAGGGGCAGGGCATCAGCATGAGTACGGCTTATAAGGCCTATGTTGAGCTGGAGAACCTGGGATTAATAGAGGCACGTACTAAATCGGGCTATTATGTAAAATACCTGCCCGCCCGTTTTACCAGCATGCCCGAAACCAAACCTCCGCTCAAAAAGGTTGAGCAGGCCAGTGTTGCCGAAATGATTGCGATGGTTTACCGCAACATGTCGGAAGACAGCGTTTTGCAGCTCTCGCGCTCATCGCCGCCGCTCAGCCTGATTCCGCTGGCCAAGCTCAGTAAATCCATGATGGAATCTATCCGTAATAGTCCATCGGGTAATATCACTTATGAAAACCCGCAGGGTAATATTGCTTTGCGCAAACAGGTGGCTAAAAACGCCTTTAACTGGGGTGGTAATATTACCGAAGATGATGTGATCACAACGCAGGGCTGCCTGGAAGCTTTAATATTTTGCTTAAGGGCGCTCACCAAGCCCGGAGATACCATTGCCATTGAAAGTCCCACCTATTTCGGGATCTTCAATGTAATGCTTAGCCTGGATTTGAAAGTATTGGAAATTCCGGTGAACCCCGATACCGGCCTCGACCTGGAATACCTGGAGCGGGCCATGAATGAAGTGCCCGTAAAAGTATGCCTGTTTGTTACCAATTTTAGTAACCCAATAGGAGTTTGCATGCCCGACGAGCGTAAGCAGCAACTGGTACGCCTGCTTGCTGAAAAGCAAGTTCCCCTAATTGAGGATGATATTTATGGTGAGATCTATTTTGGAAAAAGCCGTCCGCGCGCCTGCAAAAGTTATGATAAGGATGACTGGGTGATCCTTTGTTCATCGGTATCCAAATCAATAGCGCCGGGTTACCGGGTAGGCTGGTGCATTCCGGGCAGGTTTAAAGAACAGGTGCTGAATATTAAAATGATGCATTCCATAGCCTCGGCCACACCTACACAGGCGGCCATTGGTCATTTTTTTGAAACCGGGCGATATGACCTGCACATGAGACATTTGCGCAAGGCGTTATATACCCAGTGCCTGCGGTATACACAGGCTATCGCAACGCATTTCCCGGCAGGTACAAAGATCAGCAGGCCACAGGGCGGCTATGCGCTTTGGGTCGAGCTGGATAAGAAGGTAAATGCCTTTGAACTGTATCAATTGGCAATAGCGCAAAACATCAGCATAGCTCCCGGCCAGATCTTTAGTGTAGACGGGCGTTTTACCAATTTTATCCGCATTAGTTTTGGGTTAGCTTTTGACGGGGTGGTTGAAGAGAGTTTTAAGGTGTTGGGGAAATTAGTAAAGGAACTTATTTAAGGTTGTTTCGATAGTCTCAACCCTTATGTGCGTCTGGCGCGCGTCCTGTGTCCCTGGTATCAGGGTGGATAAGTTGTGCCTTTGCCAAATTAACCCTTATGCAGTGTCTTTGCCTTTTCAAACGCACCTTTGATCAGTTGTTTCAATACCACATTGTCCACATCGGCCAGTTTAACAATATGTGTACAGCCGCCGCTTTGTTTATGTTTTCCTAACTTTTCCAATAGCTGAACTTTTCCGTCATAGCCCGGAAGGTATAAACTGAAGGAGCTTTTACGGGGCGAGAAAGCTACCAGCGGGGCATCCCCTTCACGGCCTGCTTCAGATTTGTAGTGATAGCTGCCGAAACCAACTATTGCCGGTCCCCACATTTTTGCTTCAAGGCCGGTTACATCCTGCATCAGTTCAATGATTTTGAAACCATCACTACGCTTGGTTTCATCTTCAACAGTGTTGATAAAGTCTGTTACGCTTGCTTCAGTTTCGATGGTTTTATTGGTGTTTTTGGCCATAGCTCAAACAGGA from Mucilaginibacter sp. SJ includes:
- a CDS encoding dienelactone hydrolase family protein yields the protein MNQISKEDIKQEVFDLYDDYAHNRLDRRSFVQKLSMYAVGGLTVTALMSFLMPDYQGAIQVKSDDPRLKSGYINYPSPKGGGTIKGLLSEPADAKKKLGGIVVVHENRGLNPYIEDVARRAALAGFITLAPDALTPLGGYPGNDDEGRTMQAKRNKGEMEEDFIAAYEYLKNHKDCNGKVGVVGFCFGGGIANMMAVRVPDLAAAVPFYGSQPAVEDVPKIKAPLLLHYAALDTRITDGWPAYEKALKENGKKYQAYIYENANHGFHNNTTPRYDKAAAELAWKRTVDFFNEYLN
- a CDS encoding GNAT family N-acetyltransferase translates to MELQVIDYQPQHAPYFEKFNKAWLEEYFTVEPFDKWVLENPDEAIIKTGGSIYFITSNQKIIGTVALRYIEDGVYELTKMAVDKDSRGAGAGQFLCQTGIDKARELGAKKLVLFSNRVLENAIHIYRKLGFTEIPVEPGTYKRADIMMEINFTNN
- a CDS encoding DUF1801 domain-containing protein, with protein sequence MAKNTNKTIETEASVTDFINTVEDETKRSDGFKIIELMQDVTGLEAKMWGPAIVGFGSYHYKSEAGREGDAPLVAFSPRKSSFSLYLPGYDGKVQLLEKLGKHKQSGGCTHIVKLADVDNVVLKQLIKGAFEKAKTLHKG
- a CDS encoding aminotransferase-like domain-containing protein, with protein sequence MESIAQTADYEFLYAQIAARIEKQIKQNLLKPGDKLPSVRALSQGQGISMSTAYKAYVELENLGLIEARTKSGYYVKYLPARFTSMPETKPPLKKVEQASVAEMIAMVYRNMSEDSVLQLSRSSPPLSLIPLAKLSKSMMESIRNSPSGNITYENPQGNIALRKQVAKNAFNWGGNITEDDVITTQGCLEALIFCLRALTKPGDTIAIESPTYFGIFNVMLSLDLKVLEIPVNPDTGLDLEYLERAMNEVPVKVCLFVTNFSNPIGVCMPDERKQQLVRLLAEKQVPLIEDDIYGEIYFGKSRPRACKSYDKDDWVILCSSVSKSIAPGYRVGWCIPGRFKEQVLNIKMMHSIASATPTQAAIGHFFETGRYDLHMRHLRKALYTQCLRYTQAIATHFPAGTKISRPQGGYALWVELDKKVNAFELYQLAIAQNISIAPGQIFSVDGRFTNFIRISFGLAFDGVVEESFKVLGKLVKELI
- a CDS encoding aminotransferase class V-fold PLP-dependent enzyme; protein product: MENILSEQEVQQLRAETRGTTKTIHFNNAGSSLHPDVVVDTVIDYLYEEAQNGGYETEYTYREELENTYTLIARLINAHKDEIAIVENASIGWWLAFNGIDFKPGDEIITCEMEYVTNLIGLLHAQKTLGVEFKVIPNDEQGNFRLQALEDAISDRTKLIAVTHIPSTAGGMIPVAEIGKIARRHNILYLLDACQSVGHVPLDVQELDCDMLAVTGRKYLRAPRGTGFLYVRKEIQDKLKLFFMDGFTTQWVTETDFKPRSDARRFEVYEKSRALTLGLGKAIEYALNIGIERTWQRVQYLAGLLREKLKNINGVTVHDFGDELCGIVTFSVDGVEATTVKNKLAERHINVSVGKAVSTLIYMNKNKLGNIVRASVHYYNTGEEIDTLCGVLEELVRVKLNLISTDF
- a CDS encoding DUF1684 domain-containing protein; the protein is MSLIHAPHMKYFATLLFVLFISQHSFAQSHKEQIVAFRQNYKDDFLKDPRSPLKQDDLQFLRFYDADSTYRVTAKAELLTNQPTFIIPTFSGAGSQYIRYAQLSFTLKGKPMQLTIYKSIALSQNPAFSNYLFLPFTDATNGSETYGGGRYIDLTTKDIKNGSIVIDFNKAYNPYCAFSSGYSCPKPPDENRVDMAVEAGEKNFGKGH
- a CDS encoding right-handed parallel beta-helix repeat-containing protein, which codes for MKPTALKFLSFIILLIWSIPLNAQTLYVNVSQGRDDAPGTRTEPLASLEKAVIKANTFSGKEPVTIKIAPGLYTLINALVVREESNRQVAAKYTFEAMVMPGDPDWTPAKMPVIQCLADSNRVGKLRHACSAFQVARNHVTIKGLKFTGNPNPASEYYYVIERRDSTLTGLEISQCYFIGEKNSAPIQGGVFAQGAGIRVDHCIFYGVKNAVMAFLGIRDFSLTHSIIYGAYEGAVWYGYGQSSNMPFTFSDNIITNCNYFWIGYRGAHANYKFANSLISQNAFYLGFNEEDLKPDRLNKPIEQNIQKVGKVTLSEVQTKGIPKDYLNLSSSSPGAHIDAGILYKVKNK